From the bacterium genome, one window contains:
- a CDS encoding response regulator — protein sequence MSEDRLNSGAPAAGREGAAPSAPDPSCELVLRDRELAALREALEAERADAQAARSAMEVQLREATRSAEVRARLERALAEQREERARLLADYERALAGMADDQRAALELATEHERARDEAVAAAAEAQTILGATEFRVRTLEEELARRAAAFTDLEQALAADAAARDTLSGELQRQQAAMSAERARADELAGRLASAAAEVESLRLAREADAAQVAALANRVSALDALLGEREEGLQALAACVRELEAALAAADAGARAAAEEARGELVALRAAAAALEAERDRHAAAAAKVGADNQALNERLAALEATQAADKDERTRALAELERQLADAQATASSLADRCEQVARERDDIAECSAAQAAELSSRGGEIDTLREQCERLRAALEEREATAAALRRTVASATAERDGTLAALAALRAEADATAQALRGEQAARGAAQGEAEAARQALRELEDAQAQAAESWEEERRHLAAQVAEQAEARQRLEADRAEQASALAALAGERGELREALRGEQAARGAAQGEAEAARQALRELEGAQAQAAESWEAERRHLAAQAAEQAEARQRLEADLATQVAARSQLERDLAGGAEALAAASAARDEMATRLAAGQAEAQRLGADVAAATAALRACESRLAAAERAAAAERQRLEAELTAQRAAALALTDDAAAELAAARERLAAAEAAAAAATAGQEELAAAVQTLTERCTALGTRLSQSEQRGHGFERELAAAEARARSAEDATQRASEALSEREHASRAALQELRQTLAAREAALAEALDAGETAAARQRAAAAEQEALADRLARIEAARAAEADGARATAAALEEAVARAAALEAERAEARAEEAAAAAAVATLRQQLAELEATVARERADASAALDEAFAEVGALRRELAAQADAVAELAALREARDAALAARDEVQGQLAALGEDVASLAPRCAAAEAERDRLLIAVAQLQDDLLRAAGEHEEWRGRVARLEEGMLAARETEARLRGELSGRGDRLGSAESELQRLAAARDRLIEELAFSQQQLEASRSTGAQLEDRAAASEQVAEAARLRQRDLEAEILALQQQRFDAEERLATLAAERDEAGRGRDALAAQLAAERGERQRDRDLELAGLREELAGAERDAEDLRTQVASLGALRDALQDEREALRRRLADADDAERLKSELLRLRARLEDVERQQADAAQRHSQAVSLYMLELNQRTDALQQRDIEVQRLQEQLQVVEAAVEDGAAQLADLRRERDLYELQVRELESHRPRLRPLAEPPPAPEDDLRVAVEDAAAVLVPSSPAPATEMRLVDSRPAPAPPARALPSSDEPRLVIHIEDHAALREAVRAQVERCAALRYTAHAECTTDVPGLDPLLAVNLLAKDCDPLEAICDARWGMHEPRAFTYLAHGSRGVIVGITDIIPHPFSPDDCATRLLERPGGTQRLLMVSDKIEVMNEIRAVLNRVKCSTSVALDGRQAYDLVSMVKPDAILIDLTLPRAEGIRLVNRLRADAKTASLPIIFALGEPLDLARFRADALRVLADCRFSADDLSAEMARVLVDLQSDPDGLRATG from the coding sequence GTGAGCGAGGATCGGCTCAATTCCGGAGCACCCGCCGCGGGCCGCGAGGGCGCGGCCCCGTCGGCCCCCGACCCGTCGTGCGAGCTGGTCCTGCGCGATCGCGAGCTGGCCGCGCTGCGCGAGGCCCTCGAGGCCGAGCGCGCCGACGCCCAGGCGGCGCGCTCGGCCATGGAGGTCCAGCTCCGCGAGGCCACGCGCAGCGCCGAGGTGCGGGCCCGGCTGGAGCGCGCTCTTGCCGAGCAGCGCGAGGAACGGGCCCGCCTGCTCGCCGATTACGAACGCGCCCTGGCCGGGATGGCTGACGACCAGCGGGCCGCCCTGGAGCTGGCGACCGAGCACGAACGGGCGCGCGACGAGGCGGTCGCTGCCGCCGCCGAGGCGCAGACCATTCTCGGCGCCACCGAGTTCCGCGTCCGCACGCTGGAAGAGGAGCTGGCGCGGCGCGCCGCGGCGTTCACGGACCTGGAACAGGCGCTGGCGGCGGACGCGGCTGCCCGCGATACCCTCAGCGGCGAGCTGCAACGGCAGCAGGCGGCGATGTCCGCCGAGCGGGCGCGCGCCGACGAGCTGGCCGGGCGGCTCGCCTCCGCCGCCGCCGAGGTCGAGTCCCTGCGCCTGGCGCGCGAGGCCGATGCCGCCCAGGTCGCCGCGCTGGCCAACCGCGTCAGCGCCCTCGACGCCCTCCTCGGCGAGCGGGAGGAGGGGCTGCAGGCGCTCGCCGCGTGCGTGCGCGAGCTCGAGGCGGCGCTCGCCGCCGCCGATGCCGGGGCGCGCGCCGCCGCGGAGGAGGCGCGCGGCGAGCTCGTCGCCCTGCGCGCCGCGGCCGCCGCGCTCGAGGCGGAGCGCGATCGCCACGCCGCCGCGGCGGCCAAGGTCGGCGCCGACAACCAGGCGCTGAACGAGCGCCTGGCAGCGCTCGAGGCGACGCAGGCGGCGGACAAGGACGAGCGGACGCGAGCGTTGGCGGAGCTGGAGCGGCAGCTCGCGGACGCGCAGGCGACCGCCTCCTCCCTCGCCGACCGCTGCGAGCAGGTGGCGCGCGAGCGCGATGACATCGCCGAGTGCAGCGCCGCCCAGGCGGCCGAGCTCTCGAGCCGCGGCGGCGAGATCGACACCCTTCGCGAGCAATGCGAGCGGCTGCGCGCCGCCCTGGAGGAGCGCGAGGCAACCGCGGCGGCGCTGCGGCGGACCGTGGCCTCGGCGACGGCGGAACGCGACGGGACGCTGGCGGCGCTGGCGGCCCTGCGCGCCGAGGCCGACGCCACCGCGCAGGCGCTGCGCGGCGAACAGGCCGCGCGCGGGGCGGCGCAGGGCGAGGCGGAGGCGGCCCGGCAGGCGCTGCGCGAGCTGGAGGACGCGCAGGCGCAGGCGGCCGAGTCGTGGGAGGAGGAGCGGCGGCATCTCGCGGCGCAGGTGGCGGAGCAGGCGGAGGCGCGACAGCGGCTCGAGGCGGACCGGGCGGAACAGGCGAGCGCTCTGGCGGCGCTGGCCGGCGAGCGCGGCGAGCTGCGGGAGGCGCTGCGCGGCGAACAGGCCGCGCGCGGCGCGGCGCAGGGCGAGGCGGAGGCGGCCCGGCAGGCGCTGCGCGAGCTGGAGGGCGCGCAGGCGCAGGCGGCCGAGTCGTGGGAGGCGGAGCGGCGGCATCTCGCGGCGCAGGCGGCGGAGCAGGCGGAGGCGCGACAGCGCCTCGAGGCGGACCTCGCGACGCAGGTCGCGGCGCGGTCGCAGCTCGAGCGCGACCTCGCCGGGGGCGCCGAGGCGCTCGCGGCGGCGAGCGCGGCGCGCGACGAGATGGCGACCCGACTGGCCGCCGGGCAGGCCGAGGCGCAACGCCTGGGCGCCGACGTCGCCGCGGCAACGGCGGCCTTGCGGGCGTGCGAATCGCGCCTCGCGGCGGCGGAGCGCGCCGCGGCCGCCGAGCGGCAGCGGTTGGAGGCGGAGCTGACGGCGCAGCGCGCGGCGGCGCTGGCGCTGACCGACGATGCGGCGGCGGAGCTGGCCGCGGCGCGCGAGCGCCTGGCCGCGGCCGAGGCGGCGGCGGCCGCGGCGACCGCCGGGCAGGAGGAGCTCGCCGCCGCGGTGCAGACGCTCACCGAACGCTGCACGGCGCTGGGGACGCGACTGAGCCAGAGCGAGCAGCGCGGCCACGGGTTCGAGCGCGAGCTCGCCGCGGCCGAGGCGCGGGCGCGGAGCGCGGAGGACGCCACCCAGCGCGCCAGCGAGGCGCTGAGCGAGCGCGAGCACGCCAGCCGGGCGGCGCTGCAGGAGTTGCGGCAGACGCTGGCGGCGCGCGAGGCGGCGTTGGCCGAGGCCCTGGATGCGGGCGAGACCGCGGCGGCGCGGCAGCGCGCCGCCGCCGCGGAGCAGGAGGCGCTCGCGGATCGGCTCGCCCGTATCGAGGCGGCGCGGGCGGCGGAAGCCGACGGGGCGCGGGCAACGGCGGCCGCGCTGGAGGAGGCCGTGGCACGGGCGGCCGCCCTCGAGGCCGAGCGGGCCGAGGCGCGGGCGGAGGAAGCCGCCGCCGCCGCCGCCGTCGCGACGTTGCGCCAGCAGCTCGCGGAGTTGGAAGCGACCGTCGCCCGGGAACGCGCCGACGCGAGCGCGGCGCTCGACGAGGCGTTCGCCGAGGTCGGGGCGTTGCGGCGCGAGCTGGCGGCGCAGGCGGATGCCGTCGCCGAGCTGGCGGCGCTGCGCGAGGCGCGCGACGCCGCGCTCGCCGCCCGCGACGAGGTGCAGGGCCAACTCGCGGCGCTGGGCGAGGACGTCGCGTCGCTGGCCCCGCGCTGCGCGGCGGCGGAGGCGGAACGCGACCGCCTGCTGATCGCCGTGGCGCAGTTGCAGGACGATCTGCTGCGCGCCGCCGGAGAGCACGAGGAGTGGCGGGGCCGCGTGGCCCGCCTCGAGGAGGGGATGCTGGCGGCGCGCGAGACCGAGGCGCGGCTGCGCGGCGAGCTGAGCGGGCGCGGCGACCGGCTGGGCAGCGCCGAGTCGGAGCTGCAGCGGTTGGCCGCGGCGCGCGATCGCCTGATCGAGGAGCTGGCCTTCTCCCAGCAGCAGCTCGAGGCGAGCCGTTCCACCGGCGCGCAGCTCGAGGACCGGGCGGCGGCGAGTGAACAGGTCGCCGAGGCGGCACGCCTGCGCCAGCGCGACCTGGAGGCCGAGATCCTGGCGCTGCAGCAGCAGCGGTTCGACGCCGAGGAGCGGTTGGCCACGCTCGCCGCCGAGCGCGACGAGGCGGGGCGCGGTCGCGACGCCCTGGCGGCGCAGCTCGCGGCCGAACGCGGCGAGCGGCAGCGCGATCGCGACCTGGAGCTGGCGGGCCTGCGCGAGGAGTTGGCCGGCGCCGAGCGCGATGCCGAGGATCTGCGGACGCAGGTCGCATCGCTCGGCGCGCTGCGCGATGCGCTGCAGGACGAGCGGGAGGCGCTGCGGCGCCGGCTCGCCGACGCCGACGATGCGGAACGCCTGAAGAGCGAGCTGCTGCGCCTGCGGGCGCGCCTGGAGGACGTCGAGCGACAGCAGGCCGACGCCGCCCAGCGCCACTCGCAGGCCGTCAGTCTCTACATGCTGGAGCTGAACCAGCGCACGGATGCGCTGCAGCAGCGCGACATCGAGGTGCAGCGCCTGCAGGAGCAGCTCCAGGTGGTCGAGGCGGCGGTCGAGGACGGCGCCGCGCAGCTCGCGGATCTGCGACGCGAGCGCGACCTGTACGAGCTGCAGGTGCGGGAGCTGGAGAGCCACCGGCCGCGGCTGCGACCGCTGGCGGAGCCGCCGCCGGCGCCGGAAGACGACCTGCGCGTCGCGGTCGAGGACGCCGCCGCGGTGCTGGTCCCCTCGAGCCCCGCGCCGGCCACCGAGATGCGCCTGGTGGACAGCCGACCGGCGCCGGCGCCGCCGGCGCGCGCGCTGCCGTCGAGCGACGAGCCGCGACTGGTGATCCACATCGAGGATCACGCGGCGCTGCGCGAGGCGGTGCGCGCCCAGGTGGAGCGCTGCGCCGCCCTGCGCTACACGGCGCACGCCGAGTGCACGACCGACGTCCCCGGCCTCGATCCACTGCTGGCGGTGAACCTGCTGGCCAAGGACTGCGATCCGCTGGAGGCGATCTGCGACGCACGCTGGGGCATGCACGAGCCGCGCGCCTTCACCTACCTGGCGCATGGCTCGCGCGGCGTCATCGTGGGCATCACCGACATCATCCCGCATCCCTTCTCGCCCGACGACTGCGCCACCCGGCTGCTCGAGCGCCCCGGCGGGACGCAGCGCCTGCTGATGGTGAGCGACAAGATCGAGGTGATGAACGAGATCCGGGCGGTGTTGAACCGGGTGAAGTGCTCGACCTCGGTCGCGCTCGACGGCCGTCAGGCCTACGACCTGGTGTCGATGGTGAAGCCGGACGCCATCCTGATCGACCTCACGCTGCCGCGCGCCGAGGGGATCCGGCTGGTGAATCGCCTGCGCGCCGACGCCAAGACCGCGAGCCTGCCCATCATCTTCGCGCTCGGCGAGCCGCTCGACCTGGCGCGATTCCGCGCCGACGCGCTGCGCGTCCTCGCCGACTGCCGCTTCTCCGCCGACGATCTCAGCGCCGAGATGGCGCGCGTGCTCGTCGATCTGCAGAGCGACCCGGACGGCCTGCGGGCGACGGGATGA
- a CDS encoding acyl-CoA dehydrogenase family protein: protein MSSTQPRMTTEQESRQLAEESREQEWAGRGFLRELFLGQFNPDLVFPFPSAQQERPEFTKFYNELKEFLATRVDSVAIDETGEYPEHVVDGLRKLGAFGIKIPTEYGGLGFTVSEYCKVMEMVGSYDGNVTALLSAHQSIGVPQPLKLFGTPEQKKKYLPRCAAGAISAFALTEPHVGSDPASLSTTVEADGDFYVLNGEKLWCTNSTLAELLVVMARDPKTKRISAFIVETSWPGVKIEYRCRFMGLKALANGVVSFKDVRIPKENLVGEEGKGLKIALITLNTGRLTLPAACAGIGKQCLEIVRGWSNARNQWGLPIWKHEAVGHRIADMAATVFAMDSIAKIASAMADRGGYDIRLEAAAAKEWNTVRAWEIVDRTLQIRGGRGYETEKSLKGRGEAPIPVERVMRDCRINLIFEGSSEVMHLFMAREAVDKHLQVAGAMIDPRATVATKLAAMPKILGYYAFWYPPLWLRGLTTWSKFSDFGPLAGHMRFIERSARKLARSSFHGMALYQAKMERKQGFLFRCVDIVMELFAMAATISHARSIRDAGGVEGKQALELADLFCRQSRRRVRQSFKSLWSNDDAKLNSIAAQVMKGEDEWLLEGRMPLGWKPEDFRTHAITARQETDAPQVAAAS from the coding sequence ATGAGCTCGACGCAGCCGCGCATGACGACCGAGCAGGAGTCGCGACAACTCGCCGAGGAGTCGCGCGAGCAGGAATGGGCCGGACGCGGATTTCTCCGCGAGCTCTTCCTCGGTCAGTTCAATCCCGATCTCGTCTTCCCCTTCCCCTCGGCGCAACAGGAACGGCCGGAATTCACGAAGTTTTACAATGAGTTGAAGGAATTCCTCGCAACCAGGGTGGATTCGGTCGCGATCGACGAGACGGGCGAGTACCCGGAGCACGTGGTCGACGGGCTGCGCAAGCTCGGCGCCTTCGGAATCAAGATCCCGACCGAGTACGGCGGCCTCGGCTTCACGGTGTCGGAGTACTGCAAGGTCATGGAAATGGTCGGCAGCTACGACGGCAACGTCACCGCGCTGCTGTCGGCGCACCAGTCGATCGGCGTGCCGCAGCCGTTGAAGCTGTTCGGCACTCCGGAGCAGAAGAAGAAGTACCTGCCGCGCTGCGCCGCCGGCGCCATCTCGGCATTCGCGCTCACCGAGCCGCACGTCGGCTCCGACCCGGCGAGCCTCTCCACCACCGTCGAGGCCGATGGCGACTTCTACGTCCTCAACGGCGAGAAGCTCTGGTGCACCAACAGCACCCTCGCCGAGCTGCTGGTGGTGATGGCGCGCGACCCGAAGACCAAGAGGATCAGCGCCTTCATCGTCGAGACCTCGTGGCCGGGGGTGAAGATCGAGTATCGTTGCCGCTTCATGGGACTGAAGGCGCTGGCCAACGGCGTCGTCAGCTTCAAGGACGTGCGCATCCCGAAGGAGAATCTGGTCGGCGAGGAGGGCAAGGGCCTGAAGATCGCCCTCATCACCCTCAACACCGGACGCCTCACCCTGCCCGCGGCGTGCGCCGGCATCGGCAAGCAGTGCCTGGAGATCGTCCGCGGCTGGTCGAACGCGCGCAACCAGTGGGGCCTACCGATCTGGAAGCACGAGGCGGTGGGACACCGCATCGCCGACATGGCGGCGACCGTCTTCGCGATGGACTCGATCGCCAAGATCGCCAGCGCCATGGCGGATCGCGGCGGCTACGACATCCGGCTGGAGGCTGCCGCGGCCAAGGAGTGGAACACGGTTCGCGCCTGGGAGATCGTCGACCGCACGCTGCAGATCCGCGGCGGACGCGGCTACGAGACCGAGAAGTCGCTCAAGGGCCGAGGCGAGGCGCCGATCCCGGTCGAGCGGGTGATGCGCGACTGTCGCATCAACCTCATCTTCGAGGGCTCGAGCGAGGTCATGCACCTGTTCATGGCGCGTGAGGCGGTCGACAAGCACCTGCAGGTCGCCGGCGCGATGATCGACCCCAGGGCGACGGTCGCCACCAAGCTGGCGGCGATGCCGAAGATCCTCGGCTACTACGCATTCTGGTACCCGCCGCTGTGGTTGCGCGGGTTGACGACGTGGTCGAAATTCAGCGACTTCGGCCCGCTCGCCGGCCACATGCGCTTCATCGAGCGCAGCGCCCGCAAGCTGGCGCGCTCCAGCTTCCACGGCATGGCCCTCTACCAGGCGAAGATGGAGCGCAAGCAGGGCTTCCTGTTCCGCTGCGTCGACATCGTCATGGAGCTGTTCGCCATGGCGGCGACCATCTCGCACGCGCGCAGCATCCGCGACGCCGGCGGGGTCGAGGGCAAGCAGGCGCTCGAGCTCGCCGACCTGTTCTGCCGCCAGTCCCGGCGGCGGGTGCGGCAGTCCTTCAAGTCGCTGTGGAGCAACGACGACGCGAAGCTCAACAGCATCGCCGCGCAGGTCATGAAAGGCGAGGACGAGTGGCTGCTCGAGGGCCGGATGCCGCTCGGCTGGAAGCCGGAGGATTTCCGCACCCACGCCATCACCGCGCGCCAGGAGACGGACGCGCCACAGGTGGCCGCCGCCTCCTGA
- a CDS encoding aminotransferase class I/II-fold pyridoxal phosphate-dependent enzyme: MTLAQMTSAQRQQRLAELRATYDAFRGRGLALDMTRGKPCAEQLDLSLGLLDCLGRDYKAADGTDCRNYGVLEGLPEARALFAELLEVEPAEVIVGGNSSLALMHDTIAQYLLKGTPDAPPWRGKHEVKFLCPSPGYDRHFAICERYDIKMLPIPMAADGPDIDWVERLVHADEHIKGMWIVPRYSNPGGVVCSPRVVERLAAMETAAPDFRIFWDNAYAVHHLVDDPPPLANLLAACRAAGHPERPVIFTSTSKISFAGAGVGVVAGSPTNIRHLLAGMSIQTIGHDKLNQLRHVRFFRDAAGIAAHMRKHAAILKPKFDAVTAILSERLGGKGIATWSEPAGGYFISLDTPDRCATRVVQMADAAGVKLTKAGATFPYGKDAHDRNIRLAPSFPSLEQIRQAMELVATCVELVALEQAG, translated from the coding sequence ATGACGCTCGCCCAGATGACCAGCGCCCAGCGGCAGCAGCGGCTCGCCGAGCTCCGCGCCACCTACGACGCCTTCCGCGGCCGCGGCCTGGCGCTCGACATGACGCGCGGCAAGCCGTGCGCGGAGCAGCTCGACCTCTCGCTCGGGCTGCTCGACTGCCTCGGCCGCGACTACAAGGCCGCCGACGGCACCGACTGCCGCAACTACGGCGTGCTCGAAGGGCTGCCCGAGGCGCGCGCCCTGTTCGCGGAGCTGCTCGAGGTCGAGCCGGCGGAGGTGATCGTCGGCGGCAACTCGAGCCTGGCGTTGATGCACGACACCATCGCCCAGTACCTGCTCAAGGGCACGCCCGACGCGCCGCCGTGGCGCGGCAAGCACGAGGTGAAGTTCCTCTGCCCGAGCCCGGGCTACGACCGGCATTTCGCGATCTGCGAGCGCTACGATATCAAGATGCTGCCGATCCCGATGGCGGCGGACGGGCCGGACATCGACTGGGTCGAGCGCCTGGTGCACGCCGACGAGCACATCAAGGGCATGTGGATCGTGCCCCGCTACAGCAACCCCGGCGGCGTCGTCTGCTCGCCGCGCGTCGTGGAACGGCTGGCGGCGATGGAGACCGCGGCGCCCGACTTCCGCATCTTCTGGGACAACGCCTACGCGGTGCACCATCTGGTCGACGACCCGCCGCCGCTCGCCAACCTCCTCGCCGCCTGCCGCGCCGCCGGCCATCCCGAGCGCCCGGTCATCTTCACCTCGACGTCGAAGATCAGCTTCGCCGGCGCCGGCGTCGGCGTCGTCGCCGGCAGCCCCACCAACATCCGCCATCTGCTGGCCGGCATGTCGATCCAGACCATCGGCCACGACAAGCTCAACCAGCTCCGCCACGTCCGCTTCTTCCGCGACGCCGCGGGGATCGCCGCGCACATGCGCAAGCACGCCGCGATCCTGAAGCCGAAGTTCGACGCGGTCACCGCCATCCTGAGCGAGCGCCTCGGCGGCAAGGGCATCGCCACCTGGAGCGAGCCGGCGGGGGGCTATTTCATCAGCCTCGACACCCCGGACCGCTGCGCCACCAGGGTGGTGCAAATGGCCGATGCCGCCGGCGTGAAGCTGACCAAGGCCGGCGCGACGTTTCCGTACGGCAAGGACGCGCACGATCGCAACATCCGCCTGGCGCCGAGCTTCCCGTCGCTGGAGCAGATCCGCCAGGCGATGGAGCTGGTGGCCACCTGCGTCGAGCTCGTCGCCCTCGAACAGGCCGGATAG
- a CDS encoding gamma-glutamylcyclotransferase: protein MSVWYFAYGAHMQSATLRGRRGVAYSRAVAARVPGWRLVFDKPPLLAVGHGFATIVPDPAAEVLGVLFELAVEALAHVELSEGVRIGNYDAVEVEAFPLAPAAPVRARSLSSARRDPALRPSRRYMALLIEGAIEHGLPDAYVEALRAVPAVEESAEAAALRPLIDAMMKRSP from the coding sequence ATGTCGGTGTGGTATTTCGCCTACGGCGCACACATGCAGAGCGCGACGCTGCGCGGCCGCCGAGGGGTGGCGTATTCACGCGCCGTCGCCGCCCGCGTGCCGGGCTGGCGGCTGGTGTTCGACAAGCCGCCGCTGCTGGCGGTCGGCCATGGCTTCGCGACCATCGTGCCCGATCCCGCCGCCGAGGTCCTCGGCGTGCTGTTCGAGCTGGCGGTGGAGGCGCTCGCGCACGTCGAGCTCAGCGAGGGGGTACGCATCGGCAACTACGACGCGGTCGAGGTCGAGGCGTTCCCGCTCGCGCCGGCGGCGCCGGTGCGAGCGCGCTCGCTCTCGAGCGCCCGCCGCGACCCGGCGCTGCGGCCGTCGCGGCGCTACATGGCGTTGCTCATCGAGGGCGCCATCGAGCACGGTCTGCCGGATGCCTACGTCGAGGCGCTGCGCGCCGTGCCGGCGGTCGAGGAGAGCGCGGAAGCCGCTGCGCTGCGCCCGCTCATCGATGCCATGATGAAACGCTCGCCCTGA
- the lpdA gene encoding dihydrolipoyl dehydrogenase, translating into MAESRFDVVIVGGGPGGYVAAIRARQLGLTTALVERDQLGGICLNWGCIPTKALLRTAEINHLLRHLDAHGFSAEAVRFDLDKVVARSRAVAQRLSNGVRYLMKKNGVTVVAGRARLEGAGRLVVERDGAEAVGLEAAHVILATGARPRALPGIEPDGERVWTYREAMVPKALPGALLIVGAGAIGIEFASFYHDMGVAVTVVEALPRILPAEDEEIAAAAHKSFSQRGIAIHTGATVQSVHRERDGITAVMDLGGGSTSPITVDAVILAAGIVGNVEGIGLETTRARVERGHIVVDQWLATDEPGLYAIGDVVGPPWLAHKASHEGVICVERIAGVADARPLDPQAIPACTYCRPQIASVGLSEAAARAAGHAVRVGRFPYQANGKAIAIGEPEGVVKTVFDAETGELLGAHLFGAEATDLVQGFVIAKVLESTEREMMRVVFPHPTLSEMLGEATLDAFGRVLHT; encoded by the coding sequence ATGGCGGAGAGTCGGTTCGATGTGGTGATCGTGGGCGGCGGCCCGGGCGGCTACGTGGCCGCGATTCGGGCCCGCCAGCTCGGATTGACGACCGCGCTGGTGGAGCGCGACCAGCTCGGCGGCATCTGCCTGAACTGGGGCTGCATCCCGACCAAGGCGCTGCTCCGCACCGCCGAGATCAACCACCTGCTGCGCCACCTCGACGCGCACGGCTTCAGCGCCGAGGCGGTGCGCTTCGACCTCGACAAGGTGGTGGCCCGCTCGCGCGCCGTGGCGCAGCGGCTCTCGAACGGGGTGCGCTACCTGATGAAGAAGAACGGCGTCACCGTCGTCGCGGGCAGGGCGCGGCTGGAGGGAGCGGGCCGACTGGTGGTGGAGCGGGACGGCGCCGAGGCGGTCGGTCTCGAGGCGGCGCACGTGATCCTCGCCACCGGCGCGCGACCACGCGCGCTGCCCGGCATCGAACCGGACGGCGAGCGCGTCTGGACCTACCGCGAGGCGATGGTGCCGAAGGCGTTGCCGGGGGCGCTGCTGATCGTCGGCGCCGGCGCCATCGGCATCGAGTTCGCGAGCTTCTACCACGACATGGGGGTGGCGGTGACGGTCGTCGAGGCGCTGCCGCGCATCCTGCCGGCCGAGGACGAGGAGATCGCCGCCGCGGCGCACAAGAGCTTCAGCCAACGCGGCATCGCCATCCACACCGGGGCCACCGTCCAGTCGGTGCATCGCGAGCGCGACGGCATCACGGCGGTGATGGACCTGGGCGGCGGCTCGACCTCACCGATCACCGTCGACGCCGTCATCCTCGCCGCCGGCATCGTCGGCAACGTCGAGGGCATCGGCCTGGAGACGACGCGGGCGCGGGTGGAGCGGGGGCACATCGTCGTCGACCAGTGGCTGGCGACCGACGAGCCGGGCCTCTACGCGATCGGCGACGTCGTCGGTCCGCCGTGGCTGGCGCACAAGGCGAGCCACGAGGGCGTCATCTGCGTCGAGCGCATCGCCGGCGTCGCCGACGCGCGGCCGCTCGATCCGCAGGCGATTCCCGCCTGCACCTATTGCCGGCCGCAGATCGCCAGCGTCGGCCTCAGCGAGGCGGCGGCGCGCGCCGCCGGGCACGCGGTGCGGGTCGGCCGCTTCCCCTACCAGGCGAACGGCAAGGCGATCGCGATCGGCGAGCCCGAGGGCGTGGTGAAGACGGTCTTCGACGCCGAGACCGGCGAGTTGCTCGGCGCCCATCTGTTCGGCGCCGAGGCGACCGATCTCGTCCAGGGCTTCGTCATCGCCAAGGTGCTGGAGAGCACCGAGCGCGAGATGATGCGCGTCGTCTTCCCGCATCCGACGCTCTCCGAGATGCTCGGCGAGGCGACCCTCGACGCGTTCGGCCGCGTCCTGCACACCTGA
- a CDS encoding TetR/AcrR family transcriptional regulator, translated as MQKRTRAQRLPPADRHQQLLDAAIRAFAQRGLSRTGHADVAKLAQVSAATVFSYFRTRARLVESVLTAVAHYYEAMADRFHQPQRDAARALLEHAVAFATSVESDPDHARVVLEWSTAIRDDSWPLFLRFQEGVLRRCIETIRRGQAEGSIDSEIDAETGALMIIGSSWMVIQMRFTHWPAERVHRFVLGQLRGAIGAAALAKALTAES; from the coding sequence GTGCAGAAACGGACGCGGGCGCAGCGGCTGCCGCCGGCCGACCGCCACCAGCAACTGCTCGACGCCGCCATCCGCGCCTTCGCGCAGCGCGGCCTCAGCCGCACCGGGCACGCCGACGTCGCCAAGCTGGCGCAGGTATCCGCCGCCACCGTGTTCAGCTACTTCCGCACCCGCGCGCGCCTCGTCGAATCGGTGCTCACCGCCGTCGCCCACTATTACGAGGCGATGGCGGACCGATTCCATCAGCCGCAGCGCGACGCGGCGCGCGCCCTGCTCGAGCACGCCGTCGCCTTCGCGACCTCGGTGGAGAGCGACCCCGACCACGCCCGCGTCGTCCTCGAATGGAGCACCGCCATCCGCGACGACTCCTGGCCGCTCTTCCTGCGTTTCCAGGAGGGGGTGCTGCGGCGCTGCATCGAGACCATCCGCCGCGGCCAGGCCGAGGGCAGCATCGACAGCGAGATCGACGCCGAGACCGGGGCGCTGATGATCATCGGCTCGAGCTGGATGGTGATCCAGATGCGCTTCACGCACTGGCCGGCCGAGCGGGTCCACCGCTTCGTGCTCGGCCAGTTGCGCGGCGCCATCGGCGCCGCCGCGTTGGCGAAGGCGCTGACCGCCGAGAGCTGA